One genomic segment of Clostridium estertheticum subsp. estertheticum includes these proteins:
- a CDS encoding NupC/NupG family nucleoside CNT transporter translates to MKYIIGILGLIVVLGLAWITSTDKKKVKYRPIVIMVILQFILGFILLNTGVGNFLVGGIANGFQLLLKCAAEGVNFVFGGLVNANQFTFFIGVLLPIVFISALIGILQHFKILPFIIKYIGLGLSKINGMGKLESYNGVAAAILGQSEVFISVKKELGLLPEHRLYTLCASAMSTVSMSIVGSYMVLIKPRYVVTALVLNLFGGFIISSIINPYTVTPEEDILIVQEEKKQSFFEMLGEYIMDGFKVAIIVGAMLIGFVAIIAMINMIFKGIFGISFQNLLGYVFSPFAILMGVPFKEAIPAASIMATKLVSNEFVAMTSLATSTIHLTTRTTAIVSVFLVSFANFSSIGIISGAVKGLNEKQGNVVARFGLKLLFGATLVSVLTATIVGLIV, encoded by the coding sequence ATGAAATATATTATTGGAATTCTCGGATTAATTGTTGTCTTAGGACTTGCATGGATTACTAGTACTGATAAAAAAAAGGTAAAATACCGACCTATCGTTATAATGGTTATTTTACAATTCATACTTGGATTTATATTGCTAAATACTGGTGTTGGTAATTTTCTAGTAGGTGGAATAGCAAATGGTTTTCAACTATTACTTAAATGTGCAGCTGAGGGCGTTAATTTTGTATTTGGTGGGTTAGTTAACGCAAATCAATTTACATTTTTTATAGGTGTGCTTTTACCAATAGTATTTATTTCTGCTTTAATCGGAATTTTACAACACTTTAAAATACTTCCTTTTATAATTAAATATATAGGCCTAGGATTAAGTAAAATTAACGGTATGGGCAAACTAGAATCTTACAACGGAGTAGCCGCTGCTATTCTTGGTCAATCAGAGGTATTTATTTCTGTAAAAAAAGAACTTGGCCTATTACCGGAGCATAGACTTTATACACTTTGTGCATCAGCAATGTCTACGGTATCTATGTCGATAGTTGGCTCTTATATGGTTCTTATTAAACCTAGATATGTTGTAACTGCACTTGTTTTAAACTTATTTGGTGGATTTATTATATCTTCAATTATAAATCCATATACAGTAACCCCAGAGGAAGATATATTAATAGTACAAGAAGAAAAAAAGCAATCATTTTTTGAAATGCTCGGTGAATACATTATGGATGGTTTCAAAGTAGCTATCATAGTTGGAGCAATGCTTATTGGATTTGTGGCCATAATTGCTATGATTAATATGATTTTTAAAGGTATTTTCGGTATTTCTTTTCAAAATTTACTTGGCTATGTGTTCTCACCATTTGCGATTTTAATGGGTGTACCCTTTAAGGAAGCAATACCTGCCGCAAGTATAATGGCAACGAAATTAGTATCAAATGAATTTGTTGCAATGACTAGTTTGGCAACTAGTACTATACATTTAACAACGCGTACAACCGCTATTGTTTCTGTATTTTTAGTTTCTTTTGCTAATTTTTCATCCATTGGGATTATTTCTGGAGCAGTAAAAGGGCTTAATGAAAAACAAGGGAATGTTGTTGCTCGATTTGGTCTAAAACTGCTATTTGGTGCAACATTAGTTAGTGTATTAACAGCAACTATTGTTGGTTTAATTGTATAA
- a CDS encoding carbohydrate ABC transporter permease, which translates to MVKGKINREKYGLLFIAPFFITFLIFQLYPMIYSLYVSFIKWDGMSKNIKFVGLANYSRLFADPVFLKSIANTWIMWLCGGIPQLILALILAVALNEARLKGKDIFRAVYFFPNLVTATSIGILFAFLFDWQAGSVNKILMNIHLIKEPINFLMSENYSRGIVSLTSFWMWFGYSMIIFMAGIKNIPEELYEAATVDGASKTQRFWSITIPLLRPTILFSFITSLIGGMQSFDIPYALSKGSGDPNNATMSMVMYLYRTAFVNNNYGYGAAVGYALFIIILVFAIISFKFINRNADDYE; encoded by the coding sequence TTGGTTAAAGGTAAAATAAATAGAGAAAAGTATGGATTATTATTTATCGCTCCATTTTTTATAACATTTCTTATTTTTCAATTGTATCCTATGATTTATTCTTTATATGTTAGTTTTATTAAATGGGATGGTATGTCAAAAAACATTAAATTTGTAGGTCTTGCAAATTACTCAAGATTATTTGCAGATCCTGTTTTTTTAAAGAGCATAGCTAATACCTGGATTATGTGGCTATGTGGGGGAATTCCTCAATTAATTTTAGCGTTAATTTTAGCCGTAGCATTAAACGAAGCAAGATTAAAAGGAAAAGATATTTTTAGAGCGGTATATTTCTTTCCCAATCTAGTTACTGCAACATCAATTGGCATATTATTTGCATTTTTATTTGATTGGCAGGCAGGGTCAGTAAATAAAATATTGATGAATATTCATTTAATAAAGGAACCAATAAACTTTCTTATGAGTGAAAATTACTCTAGAGGCATAGTGTCACTTACTTCCTTCTGGATGTGGTTTGGATATAGTATGATAATATTTATGGCTGGAATTAAGAATATTCCTGAAGAACTTTATGAAGCTGCAACTGTTGATGGAGCATCTAAAACACAAAGATTTTGGTCAATAACAATTCCTTTATTAAGGCCAACGATATTATTTTCGTTCATAACATCATTAATTGGAGGAATGCAATCTTTTGATATACCATACGCATTATCAAAAGGCTCAGGAGACCCTAATAATGCAACTATGTCAATGGTTATGTATCTTTATAGAACTGCATTTGTAAACAATAACTATGGATACGGCGCTGCTGTGGGGTATGCATTATTTATAATAATACTTGTATTTGCAATAATATCATTTAAGTTTATAAATAGAAATGCTGATGATTATGAATAA
- a CDS encoding LacI family DNA-binding transcriptional regulator produces MNSIDIAKIAGVSRSTVSRVINNYDNVPDETRKKIQQIIKENNYVPHASARMLAGVKNRVIGLFIIDMKTDTNGKQVTSSSYFTPFTGSVIENASKMGYNVLVSIVSKQKDYKKVKEIFYNKTVSGGIFIGEKNGEPEIKEIINSGCRVALLDQAVKSDEEVYNKCIIVNADNYYGAYKATNYLIGLGHSSIAHIVGISENLSGIERFNAYKNALTDAGIAVKSNLIVKGDFTINGGYNATKKLLQKEIPTAIFCGNDMMAIGAMQAIEEANLNVPEDISIVGFDDIEVARYINPTLTTVRMKLLEMASIATNTLITSIESNSNFSANYTLPIDLIERNSCKALK; encoded by the coding sequence ATGAATAGTATAGATATTGCAAAAATAGCAGGAGTTTCAAGAAGCACCGTTTCAAGGGTAATTAACAATTATGATAATGTTCCAGACGAAACTAGAAAAAAGATTCAGCAGATAATAAAGGAAAATAATTATGTACCACATGCATCTGCTAGAATGCTTGCTGGGGTTAAAAACAGAGTAATTGGTCTTTTTATAATTGATATGAAGACGGATACTAATGGTAAGCAAGTTACTAGTAGTTCTTACTTTACACCATTTACCGGATCGGTTATCGAAAATGCAAGCAAAATGGGTTATAACGTACTTGTTTCTATAGTAAGTAAACAAAAGGATTATAAAAAAGTGAAAGAAATTTTCTATAATAAGACGGTGTCTGGTGGAATATTTATAGGAGAAAAAAATGGAGAGCCAGAAATAAAAGAAATTATAAATTCTGGTTGTAGGGTTGCATTATTAGATCAAGCAGTGAAATCAGATGAAGAGGTTTATAATAAATGTATAATTGTAAATGCTGATAACTACTACGGTGCATACAAAGCTACTAATTATTTAATTGGACTTGGACATTCGAGTATTGCACATATAGTAGGAATATCTGAAAATTTATCAGGTATAGAAAGATTTAATGCTTATAAAAACGCATTAACAGATGCTGGGATTGCTGTAAAAAGTAATTTAATTGTTAAAGGCGATTTTACAATCAATGGAGGATATAATGCTACAAAAAAACTTCTACAAAAGGAAATACCTACTGCAATATTTTGTGGAAATGATATGATGGCAATAGGAGCTATGCAGGCTATTGAAGAAGCGAATCTAAATGTTCCAGAAGATATATCTATAGTAGGATTTGATGACATAGAGGTTGCAAGATATATAAATCCAACGCTTACAACTGTAAGGATGAAGCTTCTTGAAATGGCATCAATTGCAACAAATACTCTAATAACATCAATCGAGAGTAATTCAAATTTTTCAGCAAATTATACGTTACCTATTGACTTGATTGAAAGAAATTCGTGTAAGGCTCTAAAATAA
- a CDS encoding carbohydrate ABC transporter permease, with translation MEHNNVLKNDNKEIGKIISKTVLYIALIALAILCFLPFFIMIINATHTNGEIATTLSLTPGTSLMANYHRLLESQPIWNGLVNSVVIAIAVTAVSGYFSALTAYGFSKFRFKGNKILFWVLLGTMMIPTQLGMIGLFQLVKKLGLLDSYLPLIIPAIATPASVFFIKGYTDGAISRSLIEAARIDGCSEFKIFNRIVLPLIFPSVATMSIFTFIQTWNNFLIPLILLFDPTKFTLPIMVMLARGTYQTEYGAVFAGVAISIVPIMIAFIFLSKKIVGGLTVGGVKG, from the coding sequence ATGGAACATAATAATGTGTTAAAAAACGATAATAAAGAAATAGGCAAAATCATTAGTAAAACAGTTTTGTATATAGCGCTTATAGCGCTAGCCATATTATGTTTTTTACCATTTTTTATAATGATAATTAATGCTACTCATACTAATGGTGAAATTGCTACAACATTGTCTTTAACACCAGGCACTTCATTAATGGCAAATTATCATAGATTACTAGAAAGTCAACCTATATGGAACGGTCTAGTAAATAGTGTAGTTATAGCAATTGCAGTTACAGCAGTAAGTGGTTATTTTAGTGCATTAACTGCCTATGGCTTTTCAAAATTTAGATTTAAAGGGAATAAAATTCTTTTTTGGGTACTACTTGGAACAATGATGATACCTACACAATTAGGGATGATAGGCTTATTTCAATTGGTAAAAAAGCTTGGTCTACTTGATTCATATTTGCCTTTAATAATACCAGCTATAGCAACTCCAGCATCGGTATTTTTTATTAAAGGATATACAGATGGTGCAATAAGCAGGTCACTTATAGAAGCTGCTAGAATAGATGGGTGCAGCGAGTTTAAAATATTTAATAGGATAGTATTACCTTTAATATTTCCAAGTGTTGCTACAATGTCTATATTTACATTTATTCAAACTTGGAATAACTTCTTAATACCTCTTATATTGTTATTTGATCCTACTAAGTTTACACTTCCAATAATGGTAATGCTCGCTAGAGGAACATATCAGACAGAATATGGTGCAGTTTTCGCAGGTGTTGCGATTTCTATTGTACCTATAATGATAGCATTTATTTTCTTATCAAAGAAAATAGTAGGAGGACTAACGGTAGGTGGAGTAAAAGGATAA
- a CDS encoding ABC transporter substrate-binding protein, giving the protein MKKNYLKKFALLTLSTIMATSMLAGCGSSTATKTDSGSKAATTGADKSPADYTGTIKIWSWNTELKDLGIIAKFNKVYPNLKVQLVSIPNDNSAYVTKISSTMSAGVGGPDVFLAESAYVKKFTNLDFYEDLTKAPYNAEALTSKMVPYTVELGRNEGDKSIRALTWQATPGGFFYKRSIAKQYLGTDDPAAIQKMMTTTEDFIKLGETLKTKSNGSVKLLAGYNELVNVAIGSRTQGWVKDGKLVIDTKMMDYIDQATKIRNEGLDAKFTQWTPAWTGSMSDKTTFGYMLPTWGLPFTLGINAPKETGNYAFVKAPTPYYWGGTWLGVSSKSTQKDNAWQFVKYITTNKDFMEAQAKDKGDFMNNVDVQAKLSSTDAGNNSYLKGENVYKVYTELVKGIDGKLFTQYDDTINNAWNKQIDLLIIGKTASKEDFLKKFKADVVNAYPDIKVD; this is encoded by the coding sequence ATGAAAAAAAATTATTTGAAGAAATTTGCATTGTTAACTTTATCAACAATAATGGCTACTTCAATGTTAGCTGGTTGTGGATCGAGTACAGCTACAAAAACAGATTCAGGCTCAAAAGCAGCAACTACAGGGGCTGATAAATCACCAGCTGACTACACGGGAACTATAAAGATATGGTCATGGAATACTGAGCTTAAAGATTTGGGTATTATAGCTAAGTTTAACAAAGTTTATCCAAACCTTAAAGTTCAACTTGTTTCAATACCAAATGATAATAGTGCATATGTAACTAAAATATCTTCTACAATGAGTGCTGGAGTTGGTGGACCGGATGTTTTTTTAGCAGAATCTGCTTATGTGAAAAAATTTACAAACTTAGACTTTTATGAGGACTTGACAAAGGCGCCTTATAATGCAGAGGCACTTACAAGTAAAATGGTACCATATACTGTAGAGCTAGGACGTAATGAAGGAGACAAGTCAATTAGAGCTTTAACTTGGCAGGCAACACCTGGTGGATTCTTCTATAAGAGAAGTATAGCTAAACAGTATCTTGGAACAGATGACCCTGCTGCTATTCAAAAAATGATGACAACAACAGAGGACTTTATCAAATTAGGTGAGACTCTTAAAACGAAGAGTAATGGATCAGTTAAGTTATTAGCTGGATATAATGAATTAGTAAATGTGGCTATTGGTAGTCGTACGCAAGGGTGGGTAAAAGATGGTAAGTTAGTTATTGATACTAAAATGATGGATTATATCGATCAAGCAACTAAAATTAGAAATGAAGGTTTAGATGCTAAATTTACTCAATGGACACCAGCCTGGACTGGATCTATGTCAGATAAAACAACATTTGGGTATATGCTTCCGACTTGGGGACTTCCTTTTACTTTAGGAATAAATGCTCCAAAAGAAACAGGCAATTATGCATTCGTAAAAGCTCCAACACCATATTATTGGGGTGGAACTTGGCTTGGAGTATCTAGTAAGAGTACACAAAAAGATAATGCTTGGCAGTTTGTTAAGTATATAACTACAAATAAAGATTTTATGGAAGCACAGGCAAAAGATAAAGGTGACTTCATGAATAACGTAGATGTTCAAGCTAAATTATCAAGTACAGATGCAGGAAACAATTCATATTTAAAAGGTGAAAACGTTTATAAAGTATACACAGAACTTGTTAAAGGCATTGATGGTAAATTGTTTACACAATATGATGATACAATTAATAATGCTTGGAATAAACAAATAGACTTATTAATAATAGGTAAAACAGCTTCAAAAGAGGATTTTCTTAAAAAATTTAAAGCTGATGTAGTAAATGCATATCCGGATATTAAAGTAGATTAG
- a CDS encoding pyrimidine-nucleoside phosphorylase — protein sequence MRMVDVISKKRDGKELTTKEINFFIDGYTNGTIPDYQASSLAMAIYFQDMNDRERADLTMAMVNSGETIDLSKIEGIKVDKHSTGGVGDTTTLVLAPLVAALDIPVAKMSGRGLGHTGGTIDKLESISGFHVEITNDKFIELVNRDKVAVIGQTGNLTPADKKLYALRDVTGTVNSIPLIASSIMSKKIASGANAIVLDVKTGAGAFMKTDKDAENLAHAMVQIGNNVGRNTMAIISDMSQPLGFAIGNALEVKEAIDTLKGEGPEDLTELVLTLGSQMVVLAKKAKTLEEARKLLLEVIKNGKALDKFKVFIKNQGGDESIVDNPEKLPQAKYKIDVPALTSGFVSNMVADEIGIAAMLLGAGRATKEDKIDLAVGLMLRKKVGDKVEKGEPILTIYSNRENVEDVKKKIYENISISDHATKPTLIHEIITK from the coding sequence ATGAGAATGGTAGATGTGATTTCAAAAAAACGTGATGGTAAAGAATTAACAACAAAAGAAATTAATTTTTTTATTGACGGTTATACTAATGGAACTATTCCTGATTACCAAGCAAGTTCCCTTGCAATGGCTATTTATTTTCAAGACATGAATGATCGGGAGAGAGCAGATTTGACTATGGCTATGGTTAATTCCGGAGAAACTATTGATTTATCAAAAATTGAAGGTATAAAAGTAGATAAACACTCAACGGGTGGCGTAGGCGATACAACAACGCTAGTACTCGCACCACTAGTTGCTGCTTTGGATATACCTGTTGCTAAAATGTCTGGACGAGGACTTGGACATACTGGCGGAACTATTGATAAATTAGAATCTATTAGTGGTTTCCATGTAGAAATTACAAATGATAAATTTATTGAATTAGTTAACCGTGACAAAGTTGCTGTTATTGGTCAAACAGGTAACTTAACTCCTGCAGACAAGAAATTATACGCACTTCGTGACGTAACTGGAACTGTGAACTCGATTCCACTAATAGCTAGTTCTATTATGAGTAAAAAAATTGCATCAGGAGCTAATGCAATAGTTCTAGATGTTAAAACAGGCGCAGGGGCTTTCATGAAAACGGATAAAGATGCAGAAAATTTAGCTCATGCAATGGTGCAAATTGGTAATAATGTAGGAAGAAATACCATGGCGATAATCTCTGACATGTCACAACCTTTAGGATTTGCAATTGGTAATGCACTTGAGGTAAAAGAAGCCATTGATACATTAAAAGGAGAAGGTCCTGAAGATCTTACTGAACTTGTCCTAACACTTGGAAGTCAGATGGTAGTGCTTGCTAAAAAAGCAAAAACATTAGAGGAAGCAAGAAAATTGCTTCTTGAAGTAATAAAAAATGGTAAAGCATTAGACAAATTTAAAGTATTTATTAAAAATCAAGGTGGAGATGAATCGATTGTGGATAATCCAGAAAAATTACCACAAGCTAAATATAAAATTGATGTCCCTGCTTTAACTAGCGGTTTTGTATCTAATATGGTAGCTGATGAGATTGGAATTGCAGCAATGTTACTTGGTGCAGGTAGAGCAACAAAAGAAGATAAAATTGATTTAGCAGTAGGCCTTATGCTACGCAAAAAAGTAGGTGACAAGGTAGAAAAGGGTGAACCTATCTTAACTATATATTCAAATCGTGAAAATGTAGAAGATGTAAAGAAGAAAATATATGAAAATATCTCTATTAGTGATCATGCAACTAAGCCAACATTAATCCATGAAATTATTACAAAGTAG
- a CDS encoding GH36-type glycosyl hydrolase domain-containing protein, whose amino-acid sequence MKFGYFDDIKKEYVITTPKTPYPWINYLGTDDFFSLISNTSGGYCFYKDARLRRLTRYRYNSAPVDSGGRYYYINDGGDVWTPGYMPVKTELDSYECRHGLGYTKIKSARNGIEVEQLMFVPLKYHGEVNQLKIKNTSNDIKEIKIFSFIEFCLWNAYDDMTNFQRNFSTGEVEIDNSVIYHKTEYRERRNHYSFYSVNTDIDGFDSDRESFLGLYNGFDSPQTVMNGKSNNSVASGWSPVASHSKTLRLKPGEETSLIFIIGYVENEEENKWESPGVINKTIAKDMIARFSTDIQVEEGLEALSKYWLNLLSKYSIKTDDDKLDRMVNIWNPYQCMVTFNMSRSASYFESGIGRGMGFRDSNQDLLGFVHQIPGRARERILDIAATQFEDGGAYHQYQPLTKKGNFEVGGGFNDDPLWLILGTAAYIKETGDFSILNELVAFNCDDNIKDTLMEHLKRSFYHVVNNLGPNGLPLIGRADWNDCLNLNCFSTEPDESFQTFGDPDGRVAESVLIAGMFVFIGPEYVELCKRFDLILEATIAQNHIDKMRKTVIEKGFDGEWFLRAYDAFGNKVGSKDNDEGQIYIESQGFCVMAGIGVEEGLALKALDSVKEKLDTKYGIMLLNPAYSKYDVNIGEITSYPAGYKENGGIFCHNNPWIMIAETVLGRGDRAYDVYKRIAPAFVEEISEIHRTEPYVYSQMVAGKDAMRYGEAKNSWLTGTAAWNYFAITQFILGVKPEYDGLRVNPCIPKEWSSFEIERTYRGDIYNIKINNNKHICKGVKLITVDGKAIQGNILPVFGDGCAHKIEIEMGN is encoded by the coding sequence ATGAAATTTGGTTATTTCGATGATATAAAAAAAGAGTATGTTATTACTACACCTAAGACTCCGTATCCATGGATTAATTATCTTGGAACAGATGATTTTTTCTCTCTAATTTCAAATACTAGTGGTGGCTACTGCTTTTATAAGGATGCGAGGCTTCGAAGGTTAACTAGATATAGATATAATAGTGCACCAGTTGATAGTGGGGGGAGATACTATTATATAAACGATGGTGGCGACGTTTGGACACCAGGATATATGCCTGTGAAAACTGAATTAGATTCCTATGAATGTAGACATGGACTTGGTTACACTAAAATAAAAAGTGCAAGAAATGGTATTGAAGTAGAGCAATTAATGTTTGTCCCTTTAAAGTATCATGGCGAAGTTAACCAACTTAAAATAAAAAATACATCAAATGATATTAAGGAAATTAAGATTTTTTCATTTATTGAGTTCTGCTTATGGAATGCTTATGACGATATGACTAACTTCCAGAGAAATTTTAGTACTGGTGAAGTTGAGATAGATAATTCTGTAATTTATCATAAAACCGAATATAGAGAAAGACGTAATCATTATTCATTTTACTCGGTTAATACTGATATAGATGGGTTTGATAGTGACAGAGAGTCGTTTCTAGGATTATATAATGGATTTGATTCACCACAAACGGTTATGAACGGTAAATCTAATAATTCTGTAGCGAGTGGATGGTCACCTGTAGCATCACATAGTAAAACATTGAGACTTAAACCTGGAGAAGAAACAAGTTTGATATTTATAATTGGATATGTAGAAAATGAGGAAGAAAACAAGTGGGAAAGCCCTGGTGTTATTAATAAGACTATTGCTAAGGATATGATAGCGAGGTTTAGTACAGATATTCAAGTAGAAGAGGGATTAGAAGCTTTAAGTAAATATTGGCTTAATTTATTATCAAAATATAGTATAAAAACGGATGATGATAAGCTAGACCGCATGGTTAATATATGGAATCCTTATCAATGCATGGTAACGTTTAATATGTCTAGAAGTGCATCATATTTTGAATCTGGAATTGGAAGAGGGATGGGATTTAGAGATTCTAATCAGGATTTACTTGGATTTGTGCATCAGATTCCAGGTAGGGCGAGGGAAAGAATACTGGATATAGCCGCAACACAATTTGAGGATGGTGGAGCTTATCACCAATATCAACCATTAACTAAAAAGGGTAACTTTGAAGTCGGTGGAGGATTTAATGATGATCCATTATGGTTAATATTAGGTACTGCAGCCTATATAAAAGAAACAGGAGATTTTAGTATACTAAATGAACTTGTGGCTTTCAATTGTGATGATAACATAAAAGATACACTTATGGAACATTTAAAACGTTCTTTCTATCATGTTGTAAATAATCTTGGACCTAATGGACTTCCTTTAATTGGAAGGGCTGACTGGAATGATTGTTTGAATTTAAATTGTTTTTCCACAGAACCAGATGAATCGTTTCAAACATTTGGAGATCCAGATGGAAGGGTTGCTGAATCTGTTCTAATAGCTGGAATGTTTGTATTTATAGGACCAGAATATGTAGAATTATGCAAAAGATTTGACCTGATTTTAGAAGCTACAATAGCGCAGAATCATATTGATAAAATGAGAAAAACAGTTATAGAAAAAGGCTTTGACGGAGAATGGTTTTTAAGGGCATACGATGCTTTTGGAAATAAGGTAGGTAGCAAGGATAACGATGAGGGGCAGATATATATCGAATCACAAGGGTTCTGCGTAATGGCGGGCATTGGGGTAGAAGAAGGTTTAGCTTTAAAAGCATTAGATTCTGTGAAGGAAAAACTAGATACTAAGTATGGCATAATGCTCTTGAACCCAGCTTACAGCAAATATGATGTAAACATTGGTGAAATTACATCTTATCCAGCGGGATATAAAGAAAATGGTGGGATATTTTGTCATAACAACCCATGGATAATGATTGCTGAAACAGTTTTAGGTAGAGGGGATAGGGCATATGATGTATATAAAAGGATAGCTCCAGCCTTTGTTGAGGAAATAAGTGAGATTCATAGAACTGAACCTTATGTTTATTCGCAAATGGTAGCAGGAAAAGATGCAATGCGATATGGAGAAGCTAAAAATTCTTGGCTTACAGGAACTGCTGCATGGAACTATTTTGCAATTACTCAATTTATTCTAGGGGTGAAGCCAGAGTATGATGGGCTTCGTGTAAATCCTTGCATTCCAAAAGAGTGGAGTAGTTTTGAGATTGAGAGAACATACAGAGGAGATATATATAATATTAAAATTAATAATAATAAGCATATTTGTAAAGGTGTTAAATTAATTACGGTGGATGGAAAAGCTATACAAGGAAATATATTACCTGTATTTGGTGATGGATGCGCACATAAAATAGAAATAGAGATGGGAAATTAA
- a CDS encoding sensor histidine kinase, with protein sequence MDDNFDEQIRELLKMSIKESEEKAELSAKLIRANKELVIQNEEKSKLSAELNIASKAQGEFLVNISHELKTPLNVIFSIAQLFDVYCKDGSLDDNKKSIIEYIESIKQNSYRLSKIINNIVDLSKIEAGFFKLNLANNNIVTVVEETVIAATTLIEGKGLNITFDTDIEEKNIACDAERIKRIVLNLISNSIKFTESGNEIFVKVIDKNEFVEISIKDNGIGIEEKYLDVIFDRFKQVDKSLSRNAEGTGVGLSLVKSIVELHGGNIYAQSKFGEGSTFTIRLPAGKVLDENIIYSNVAKNGNEIIRVEFSDLYS encoded by the coding sequence ATGGATGATAATTTTGATGAACAGATAAGAGAACTGTTGAAAATGAGCATTAAAGAAAGTGAAGAAAAAGCAGAATTGTCAGCTAAGTTAATAAGAGCTAATAAAGAACTTGTAATTCAAAACGAAGAGAAAAGTAAACTGTCAGCGGAATTAAATATTGCTAGTAAGGCGCAGGGTGAATTCCTTGTTAATATATCTCATGAACTTAAAACACCGTTGAATGTTATTTTTTCAATAGCTCAATTATTTGATGTATATTGTAAAGATGGGTCTCTTGACGATAATAAAAAATCAATTATAGAATATATAGAATCAATTAAGCAAAATTCATATAGATTATCTAAAATTATTAATAATATAGTTGATTTATCAAAGATTGAAGCAGGATTCTTTAAATTAAACCTAGCAAATAATAATATAGTAACAGTGGTAGAAGAAACAGTGATTGCTGCAACTACTTTGATTGAAGGTAAAGGTTTAAATATTACCTTTGATACAGATATAGAAGAAAAAAATATTGCTTGTGATGCAGAAAGAATAAAACGAATAGTATTAAATTTAATATCAAATTCTATAAAATTTACAGAAAGCGGTAATGAGATATTTGTAAAAGTTATTGATAAAAATGAATTTGTTGAAATATCAATTAAAGACAATGGTATTGGCATTGAAGAGAAATATTTAGATGTGATATTTGATAGATTTAAACAGGTAGATAAATCTTTATCTAGAAATGCAGAAGGTACAGGTGTTGGTTTGAGTTTAGTAAAATCGATTGTAGAATTGCATGGTGGTAATATATATGCGCAGAGTAAATTTGGGGAAGGTAGCACATTTACAATAAGACTCCCTGCAGGCAAGGTACTTGATGAAAATATAATATATAGTAATGTTGCGAAAAATGGAAATGAAATTATACGAGTGGAGTTTTCAGACCTCTATTCGTAA